TGCGAACGTGCCCACCCCGCCGGCGGCGGCGTGGACGAGCAGGGCCTCACCCTTCCGAATCTGGAGACGGTTGAGTACCGACCATGCAGTGCCGCCGGCTCCGGCCACACTGGCGGCCACGTCCCAGCTGACCTCAGCGGGTTTCATGATCAGGTTGGCCGAATCTGCCAGTGCGTACGCGGAAATGGCCGGTGTCAGTGAACTACCCATGACCTCATCACCCACTTGAAATGCGGTGACGTCGGCTCCGATTTGCTCGACAACCCCGGCCATGTCCGACCCGAGCCCGGCGGGCAAGTCGAGTGGCATGACCGCACGCATGAAACCCTGCAGGATCTTCGAATCGATGGGGTTGACCCCGGCTGCCCGCACCGCCACCTGCACCTGCCCGGGCCCGGGGCTCGGCGCCGGGACGTCGACTACACGCAGCACATCGGGGCCGCCGTATTCGAAGAACTGGACTGTTCGTGCCATCTGCTCATCTCCAGTTTGGTTGGCATTTGAGTGGTTTGCGTGTTTCGTAGCGGTCCGCCATGGTCATCACCCGGTGTGGGGCGGGTGTTCGGCGGGGATGACCCCGAAGCGGCCGGCCTGGTAGTCCTCGTAGGCTTGGGCGACCTCCTCGCGGGTGTTCATCACAAAGGGCCCGGACTGAACCACGGGTTCTCGGATCGGGCGGCCGCCGAGTAGGAGGACCTCCAGGTTCGGCTCCGCGGCGGGCTGGCTCTGCTGGGCGGCAAGGGTTAGTGCGTCCCCGGGGCCGTATACGGCGAGTTGACCTTTTCGGATGGGTTGTGCCGCTTCACCAACGGTGCCGTTTCCGGCGAGCACGTAAGCCAGCGAGTTGAAGTCAGCCTGCCACGGCAGTTCCAGGCGTGCGCCGGGGCTTACAGTGGCGTGCACGACGGTGATCGGTGTGTAGGTCGTTCCCGGCCCGGTGTAGCCGGCGATGTCTCCGGCGATGACTCGTAGTAGTGCGCCGCCGTCGGCCGAGGACAGCAGCCGGGCTTGCTTGGCGCGGATGTCCTGATAGCGAGGTGCGACGAACTTGCTGGCGCGCGGCAGGTTCACCCACAGCTGGACACCGTGGAACATCCCGCCGGAGACGACCAATTGTTCCGGGGGCTTCTCGATGTGCAGAATTCCACCGCCCGCGGTCATCCACTGGGTATCGCCGTTGGTGATCGTTCCGCCGCCGCCATGGGAGTCACTGTGCTCGAACGTGCCATCGATGATGTAGGTGACGGTCTCGAAGCCCCGGTGCGGATGCCATGGGGTGCCCATGGGTTCGCCAGCGGCCCATTCGATCTCGCCCATCTGATCCATGTGGATGAACGGGTCCAAGTCGGTGTGCGGTACCCCGGCGAATGCGCGCC
Above is a window of Mycolicibacterium baixiangningiae DNA encoding:
- a CDS encoding NADP-dependent oxidoreductase; translation: MARTVQFFEYGGPDVLRVVDVPAPSPGPGQVQVAVRAAGVNPIDSKILQGFMRAVMPLDLPAGLGSDMAGVVEQIGADVTAFQVGDEVMGSSLTPAISAYALADSANLIMKPAEVSWDVAASVAGAGGTAWSVLNRLQIRKGEALLVHAAAGGVGTFAVQLAVARGARVIGTASERNFDYLDSIGAEPVRYGDGLLERVRSMAPHGVDAVLDASGRGEIPLSIELAGGPQRVLTLVAFDAADTGIQVFAGGTGNERGPALREIVPLIEKGLVNVPIWRAFPLEETAAALHTSIAGHLRGKIVVLP
- a CDS encoding pirin family protein; this encodes MPAITADTLTLPRIVVPNPATTTQRPVRSVTTAPAGFEGDGFPVRRAFAGVPHTDLDPFIHMDQMGEIEWAAGEPMGTPWHPHRGFETVTYIIDGTFEHSDSHGGGGTITNGDTQWMTAGGGILHIEKPPEQLVVSGGMFHGVQLWVNLPRASKFVAPRYQDIRAKQARLLSSADGGALLRVIAGDIAGYTGPGTTYTPITVVHATVSPGARLELPWQADFNSLAYVLAGNGTVGEAAQPIRKGQLAVYGPGDALTLAAQQSQPAAEPNLEVLLLGGRPIREPVVQSGPFVMNTREEVAQAYEDYQAGRFGVIPAEHPPHTG